A part of Fusarium graminearum PH-1 chromosome 3, whole genome shotgun sequence genomic DNA contains:
- a CDS encoding T-complex protein 1 subunit eta — protein MSFGGQAPTIIVLKEGTDTSQGKGQIISNINACLAVQATIKSTLGPYGGDLLMVDENGRQTITNDGATVMKLLDIVHPAARILVDIARSQDAEVGDGTTSVVVLAGEILKEVKEHVEQGVSSQIIIKGLRRASQMAVNKIKEIAVSTNEANQRDTLIKLAGTAMTSKLIKRNTTFFTKMVVDAVLSLDQDDLNEKLIGMKKIPGGSLTDSLFVNGVAFKKTFSYAGFEQQPKSFDDPKIVCLNVELELKAEKDNAEVRVEQVSEYQAIVDAEWQIIYKKLDAIHKTGAKVVLSKLPIGDLATQFFADRDIFCAGRVAAEDMERVVQATGAVVQSTCSDILHEHLGTCGKFEERQIGGERFNFFENCPEAKTCTLVLRGGAEQFIAEVERSLHDAIMIVKRAIRNQLIVGGGGAVEMEISAYLHQFADKNIPHKQQAIIKSFAKALEIIPRQLCDNAGFDATDILNKLRVEHRKGQTWAGVDFQNEGVTDMMERFVWEPALVKVNALQAATEASCLILGVDETIRNEESAKPQAPGQLPPGAAQRALRGRGRGMPRR, from the exons atgtcatTCGGTGGCCAAGCGCCGACGATTATCGTTCTCAAGGAAG GAACCGATACTTCTCAAGGAAAGGGACAaatcatctccaacatcaatgccTGTCTCGCCGTTCAGGCTACCATCAAGTCCACTCTGGGTCCCTACGGCGGTGACCttttgatggttgatgagaatggccGCCAGACTATTACCAACGACGGTGCTACTGTTATGAAG CTCCTTGATATTGTCCACCCTGCCGCTAGAATTCTCGTCGATATCGCCCGATCGCAAGACGCCGAAGTCGGTGATGGAACAACATCAGTCGTTGTGCTCGCTGGTGAAATTCTAAAGGAGGTTAAGGAGCACGTCGAGCAAGGCGTTAGCTCTCAGATCATCATTAAGGGTCTGCGAAGGGCGTCTCAGATGGCAgtcaacaagatcaaggaaattGCTGTCAGCACGAACGAGGCTAACCAGCGTGATACTCTCATCAAGCTGGCTGGTACTGCTATGACCAGCAAGCTCATTAAGCGAAACACTACTTTCTTCACCAAGA TGGTTGTCGATGCCGTTTTGTCACTCGATCAAGACGACCTGAACGAGAAGCTTATCGgcatgaagaagatcccTGGTGGCTCCCTAACCGACTCCCTCTTTGTCAACGGTGTTGCTTTTAAGAAGACCTTCTCTTACGCTGGTTTTGAGCAACAACCAAAGTCTTTCGACGACCCCAAGATCGTGTGCCTAAACGTCGAGCTCGAgctcaaggccgagaaggataacGCCGAGGTCCGTGTTGAGCAGGTCTCCGAGTACCAGGCCATTGTCGATGCGGAGTGGCAAATTATCTAcaagaagcttgatgctATTCACAAGACTGGTGCCAAGGTCGTTCTCAGCAAACTACCCATTGGTGACTTGGCTACCCAGTTCTTCGCCGACCGAGATATCTTCTGTGCTGGACGCGTTGCTGCTGAGGACATGGAGCGTGTTGTGCAAGCTACCGGTGCCGTTGTTCAGTCAACATGCTCCGATATCCTGCACGAGCACCTGGGTACTTGCGGCAAGTTCGAGGAGCGCCAGATTGGTGGCGAGCgattcaacttcttcgagAACTGCCCTGAGGCCAAGACCTGCACCCTCGTCCTACGTGGAGGTGCCGAGCAGTTCATTGCCGAGGTTGAGCGATCTCTGcacgatgccatcatgattgTTAAGCGAGCCATCCGAAACCAGCttattgttggtggtggtggtgctgttgagatggagatttcAGCATACCTCCACCAGTTCGCTGACAAGAACATCCCCCACAAACAACAAGCTATCATCAAGTCATTCGCCAAGGCCCTGGAGATCATTCCCCGCCAGCTTTGCGACAACGCCGGCTTCGATGCTACCGATATCCTGAACAAGCTCCGTGTCGAGCACCGTAAGGGCCAGACATGGGCTGGTGTCGACTTCCAGAATGAAGGTGTTACTGACATGATGGAGCGCTTCGTCTGGGAGCCTGCTCTTGTCAAGGTTAACGCTCTCCAGGCCGCTACCGAGGCCAGCTGTCTTATTCTCGGCGTCGATGAGACAATCCGCAATGAGGAGAGTGCTAAGCCCCAGGCCCCTGGCCAGCTGCCCCCTGGTGCTGCCCAGCGCGCTCTGCGGGGCCGTGGACGTGGCATGCCCCGAAGGTAA